From one Lycium barbarum isolate Lr01 chromosome 6, ASM1917538v2, whole genome shotgun sequence genomic stretch:
- the LOC132644618 gene encoding uncharacterized protein LOC132644618: MDQYDDFVDALSRGVNYFMHNGKDHQIRIFPWTIGFNPKEETSRATVWISFPNLSTDLFAKKYLLCIASAVRKPIVVDKATQVRSRPNTAMVRVILDLLDKHPDRIRLQNVDKVTSRIIDEFQEVMYDNFPQYCTHCKQQGHDDKKCRLLIGNNVVVQKEDVAVMEIEGTSVEKLQGDARDYLNIKKQQQKRANMGDIPVGQAMEAALDLHPNSKRNEGSPLGNSKFEEVYSLNSNQNQNVLVGKVQEVVQPAKINELASFGDTGVAVGNSTIFEQAMDLKNARDDVGSEGWIVIS, encoded by the exons ATGGATCAATATGATGATTTTGTGGATGCATTATCAAGAGGTGTGAATTATTTCATGCACAACGGAAAAGACCATCAAATTAGGATTTTTCCATGGACTATTGGATTCAACCCTAAGGAAGAGACTTCACGTGCAACAGTATGGATTTCGTTTCCAAACCTATCGACTGATTTGTTTGCTAAGAAATATTTGCTTTGCATTGCTTCAGCGGTCAGGAAACCTATTGTTGTGGATAAGGCCACACAAGTGAGATCAAGACCTAACACGGCTATGGTTAGGGTGATCCTCGACTTATTGGACAAACATCCGGATCGTATTCGACTTCAAAATGTGGACAAAGTTACGAGCAGAATTATTGACGAGTTTCAGGAGGTCATGTATGATAATTTTCCTCAATATTGCACCCATTGTAAGCAACAAGGTCATGATGACAAAAAGTGTCGATTATTAATTGGAAATAACGTAGTGGTTCAAAAAGAAGATGTTGCGGTAATGGAGATTGAGGGAACTTCGGTTGAGAAATTGCAAGGAGATGCACGTGATTATCTAAACATTAAGAAGCAACAACAAAAGAGAGCTAACATGGGAGATATTCCAGTAGGTCAAGCAATG GAAGCTGCTCTAGATTTGCATCCTAATTCGAAAAGGAATGAGGGTAGTCCATTGGGTAATAGTAAATTTGAGGAAGTCTATTCTCTTAATAGCAATCAAAATCAGAATGTTTTAGTTGGAAAGGTGCAAGAGGTGGTGCAACCGGCCAAAATCAATGAGTTGGCTAGTTTTGGTGATACGGGTGTCGCGGTTGGGAATTCAACGATTTTCGAGCAGGCTATGGATTTGAAAAATGCTAGAGATGATGTTGGAAGTGAAGGCTGGATAGTGATTTCATGA
- the LOC132600178 gene encoding peroxidase N1-like, which translates to MSYNFPSKLTMIMVLVMLAMATTMVRGQGTRVGFYSSTCPRVESIVQSTVKSHFQSDPTVAPGLLRMHFHDCFVQGCDGSILIDGSDTEKSAGPNGNLRGYEVIDDAKKQLEDVCPGVVSCADILALAARDSVALTNGASWVVPMGRKDGRVSSASDVMSNLPSPFESIDEQKQKFAEKGLNTQDFVTLIGGHTIGTTSCIVFRDRLYNFNDTGRPDPSIDASFLPQLQAQCPEDGDGSKRVALDDGSEKRFDNSFFKNLKDKRGIMLSDQLLWTDNTTNNLVRRFLGIRGLLGLTFSVEFGKSMVKMSNIGVKSDSDGEIRKHCSAFN; encoded by the exons ATGAGTTATAATTTCCCAAGCAAACTAAccatgataatggttcttgtcaTGCTAGCCATGGCAACAACCATGGTACGAGGCCAAGGGACTCGTGTTGGATTTTATTCCAGCACATGTCCTAGAGTCGAATCTATTGTTCAATCGACAGTGAAATCTCATTTTCAATCTGATCCAACGGTGGCGCCAGGATTACTGAGAATGCACTTTCATGATTGTTTTGTACAAGGTTGTGATGGTTCTATCCTCATTGATGGTTCAGACACAGAGAAAAGTGCTGGCCCAAATGGTAACTTAAGAGGATATGAAGTTATTGATGATGCTAAGAAGCAACTTGAAGACGTTTGTCCTGGAGTTGTCTCTTGTGCTGACATTCTTGCTCTTGCTGCCCGTGATTCCGTTGCCTTG ACCAATGGAGCAAGCTGGGTTGTACCTATGGGACGTAAAGATGGGCGAGTTTCATCAGCATCAGATGTTATGAGTAACCTTCCAAGTCCTTTTGAATCCATTGATGAGCAGAAGCAAAAATTTGCTGAAAAGGGTCTCAACACTCAGGATTTTGTTACTCTTATTG GGGGACACACTATTGGAACAACATCTTGCATAGTGTTTAGAGACAGGCTATATAACTTCAACGACACTGGTCGCCCTGACCCTTCCATAGATGCAAGCTTCCTTCCTCAGCTTCAAGCACAGTGCCCAGAAGATGGCGATGGCTCGAAGCGAGTGGCACTAGACGATGGCAGCGAAAAAAGATTTGACAACTCATTTTTCAAAAATCTGAAGGATAAACGTGGGATTATGTTATCAGACCAGTTGTTGTGGACCGACAATACCACCAATAATTTGGTCCGAAGGTTTTTGGGTATTAGGGGATTGCTTGGATTGACATTCAGTGTGGAGTTTGGCAAGTCCATGGTTAAAATGAGTAACATTGGTGTTAAGAGTGATTCTGATGGCGAAATTCGTAAACATTGCTCTGCTTTCAACTGA